CAAGAAATCCCGTGCACTGGTACTTTTCAAAGAGTCGGTAATAGTAAACAGTTCCTCCGAAAAGGAAATACAGGTTCAGCTTTTCCTGCAGGTCCGTGATACCCATGCCATCAAGCATTGTAAAGGTTTCGCGGACAGTGAATGACCGTAGGGTCAGGATGTTGTCCGCACGCTTGAAGAGCGGAGCCTTCGCCTCGATGAAGATCTTTCGTATCATGCCGATGGAAGATCCCGACACGATGAGAAAGACCCTGCAATTGTCCGCCTTCATGTCCCAGTATCTCTGTAGCTGGGTGATGAAAGGAGGATAGACCTTGAGAAATCTCTGGAACTCATCGATTGCTATCACCAAATCCCTGTCATAGGATGTGATGAATTTGAGGAAATTCTCAGGCTCCTTAACATTTATGTAATCTGGCAGGTCCATCTCCTCCCTGAGCAGCCTGTCAAACTCGTCCATGAGTATATCGATGCTCTTGTTGCTGTCCACGAAGAAGTAGATTGCTTGCCGGTTTTTGCTGAACTGTTTGATAAGCTCAGTCTTCCCGACCCTTCGTTTGCCGGTTATTACCAAGAAGGACGGCTTGCTTTTGTCGAGGAGGGACATTAAGGCGAGTTCCTTCTCTCGGTTGTAGAAGTCCATAATGATTATTTTTGTAATCATTATATTTATAATCATTGTCGAAGAAGAATCAATTTGTTAAAGATAGAATGATGAGTATGGATGAAAATTAGGATTGTCCTATCAAAAAGTTAAATTGTAGTAAAAAGCATATTTCACCCATATAAAAAAAATTAATGGTTTAAATATGCAGTGTATATTTTGTAAACACGACTCTAATGATTCTAGAAGTATTGAACATATTATACCCGAATCACTTGGAAACGAATCACACATTCTTCCTAAAGGAGTGGTTTGCGACAAATGCAACAATTATTTTTCAAGGAAGGTTGAAAAGCCTTTTTTAGATTTGGAAGTTATGAAAATTCTTCGCTTTCATCAAATAATACCGAGTAAAAGAGGCAACATTCCACCTGTTGAGGCAACGATTGGGTCCAATTATCCCGCCACGGTCATCAAGAGAATGAAGGATCCATATTTGTTTTCAATTGAACTCTGTCCTACAGCATTTGAATATGCAAAAAATACAAAAGAGGGGAAAGTTATGATTCCAGCCGGTGCACCATTGCCAGTTGGTCCAGTTGTTTCAAGGTTTTTGGCAAAGGTCGCGTTAGAAGCTATGGCCCAAAAATTAATCAAAAATCCTGCGGGCATAGAATACCTTGTAAATGAGATACAATTAGATTCACTACGGAATCATGCACGTTACGCACAAAATAATGAATGGCCTTTT
The window above is part of the Methanolobus zinderi genome. Proteins encoded here:
- a CDS encoding HNH endonuclease gives rise to the protein MQCIFCKHDSNDSRSIEHIIPESLGNESHILPKGVVCDKCNNYFSRKVEKPFLDLEVMKILRFHQIIPSKRGNIPPVEATIGSNYPATVIKRMKDPYLFSIELCPTAFEYAKNTKEGKVMIPAGAPLPVGPVVSRFLAKVALEAMAQKLIKNPAGIEYLVNEIQLDSLRNHARYAQNNEWPFYSRRIHDPDKLWINENGNKVQVVHEFDIFKTEVGELYFVLSIFGMEFAINYAGPAIDGYIQWLKDNDNASPLYYGKNSESLIKGKTED